A genomic region of Eriocheir sinensis breed Jianghai 21 chromosome 42, ASM2467909v1, whole genome shotgun sequence contains the following coding sequences:
- the LOC127009924 gene encoding galanin receptor type 3-like, whose protein sequence is MNTLGLTPSQLHSRRGLRDLANVHLPTLGAYHLAASAFLAAPPSKTSTSSARRADGVKSEESGAAGGLVAGVLSVAGAEGRIVVTVAAMLGVVGNLIVAGLICCPSRWPRTTTSFYLLHRAIADTCVQICQPLVVVTLVSGQHLWGCIFNPAMMQLGMLASTVFLSGLALDSYLTSIPR, encoded by the exons ATGAACACCCTCGGTCTCACACCCAGCCAACTACACAGTCGGAGGGGGCTGCGCGACCTTGCCAACGTACACCTACCCACCCTCGGGGCGTATCATCTTGCCGCATCAGCGTTCCTGGCCGCTCCACCATCCAAGACATCTACTTCGTCAG CCAGACGAGCTGACGGGGTCAAGAGTGAAGAGTCCGGGGCTGCTGGAGGACTGGTGGCAGGGGTACTCAGTGTAGCAGGGGCGGAGGGACGCATTGTGGTGACTGTGGCGGCAATGCTTGGGGTGGTGGGGAACCTCATCGTGGCTGGGCTCATCTGCTGCCCCTCCCGCTGGCCGCGCACCACCACCAGCTTCTACCTCCTCCACAGAGCCATTGCCGACACCTGCGTGCAGATCTGCCAgcccctggtggtggtgacgctggtgaGTGGCCAACACCTGTGGGGCTGCATCTTCAACCCCGCCATGATGCAGTTGGGCATGCTGGCCAGTACAGTCTTCCTCTCCGGCCTCGCCCTGGACTCCTACCTAACGTCCATCCCTCGCTGA